One window from the genome of Pyrobaculum ferrireducens encodes:
- a CDS encoding sugar phosphate nucleotidyltransferase, which yields MAECGIILAGGFATRLRPLSYTKPKPLFPVLGRPVIDWVIERVAEVAEPVVSARYLSYVIRNHVGARWGGRVRVVEEDRPLGDGGAVVNVVRSLGLRGPLIVANGDVFTDLSVRGLWEFHKKSGGAVTIALVEVPQEEVGRFGIAVVDDGGRIRRFVEKPREPVGSNLANAGFYVFEPEAVAEFPDVNAGEVKIAKHIIPRLMEKFDVYGYVHRGLWFDIGTHSDYLRANFAALDKCGCAKELPGVKIIPPVYIGEGASVGAGSVLGPYVVVGSGSRLGPGVRVRESVLMDGVVAEAGAYVARSIVGEGVVLGRWTRVVEAVVADGVYVRDEVYIGRGASVGPNREVEQDVRDGEILP from the coding sequence TATTTTGGCGGGTGGCTTCGCCACGAGGCTTAGGCCTCTGAGCTACACCAAGCCGAAGCCGCTGTTTCCTGTGTTGGGGAGGCCGGTGATTGACTGGGTGATTGAGCGGGTGGCGGAGGTGGCTGAGCCGGTCGTGTCGGCGAGGTACCTCTCCTACGTAATTCGGAACCACGTGGGGGCGAGGTGGGGGGGCAGGGTTAGGGTGGTGGAGGAGGACAGGCCGCTGGGGGACGGGGGGGCTGTGGTGAATGTGGTTAGGAGTCTGGGGCTTAGGGGGCCTTTGATTGTGGCTAACGGCGACGTCTTTACGGACCTCTCCGTTAGGGGCCTCTGGGAGTTTCACAAGAAGAGCGGCGGCGCGGTGACGATCGCCTTGGTGGAGGTTCCGCAGGAGGAGGTGGGGAGGTTCGGCATAGCTGTTGTGGACGACGGGGGGAGGATTAGGAGGTTTGTGGAGAAGCCTAGGGAGCCGGTGGGGAGCAACCTGGCCAACGCCGGGTTTTACGTATTTGAGCCTGAGGCGGTGGCGGAGTTCCCAGACGTCAACGCGGGGGAGGTGAAGATTGCGAAACACATCATCCCGAGGCTTATGGAGAAGTTCGACGTGTATGGATACGTGCACCGGGGGCTTTGGTTCGACATCGGCACCCACTCCGACTACCTGAGGGCTAACTTCGCGGCTTTGGATAAGTGCGGCTGTGCGAAGGAGTTGCCGGGGGTGAAGATCATCCCTCCGGTGTACATCGGCGAGGGTGCGTCGGTGGGGGCTGGCAGCGTGTTGGGGCCCTACGTGGTGGTGGGTAGCGGCAGTAGGCTGGGGCCGGGGGTGAGGGTTAGGGAGAGCGTGTTGATGGACGGCGTGGTGGCCGAGGCGGGTGCCTACGTGGCGAGATCCATCGTGGGGGAGGGGGTTGTGCTTGGGAGGTGGACGCGGGTGGTGGAGGCCGTGGTGGCGGACGGGGTCTACGTGCGGGACGAGGTTTACATCGGGAGGGGGGCCTCTGTGGGGCCGAACAGGGAGGTGGAGCAGGATGTGAGAGATGGGGAAATTCTGCCCTAG
- a CDS encoding BtpA/SgcQ family protein → MIIGVLHLLQIDDADYLNHAVRNAKRLEEAGVDAIIVENYYDAPYKPRADLRRAIAVAVATRDVVREVSVPVGVNLLRSACRKAALIANYAGGRFIRCNAYTDIVLTESGVLIPEAPYLREVKVLADVHVKHGRSIYPPTLAEAVETATTRARPHAIVITGGKTGEPPDPVDIAVARAHTDLPVLVGSGICFNTLTLLKIADGAIVGTCLKEEREIDVEKAKRLVREAKNTLSPRRRLSL, encoded by the coding sequence GTGATTATCGGAGTGCTCCACCTACTGCAGATCGACGACGCCGACTATCTAAACCACGCAGTTAGAAACGCCAAGAGGCTGGAGGAGGCGGGGGTGGACGCCATAATTGTGGAGAACTACTACGACGCCCCCTACAAGCCCCGCGCCGACCTCCGGAGGGCCATCGCAGTCGCCGTGGCCACCCGCGACGTAGTGCGGGAGGTGTCGGTGCCGGTCGGCGTAAACCTACTACGTAGCGCCTGCAGAAAGGCGGCCCTCATAGCGAATTACGCCGGCGGCAGATTTATAAGATGCAACGCCTACACAGACATAGTGCTTACAGAATCCGGCGTGCTGATCCCCGAGGCCCCCTACCTAAGAGAGGTCAAGGTGCTGGCAGACGTCCACGTAAAACACGGCCGCTCCATCTACCCCCCGACGCTTGCGGAGGCGGTCGAGACCGCCACAACCAGGGCGAGGCCCCACGCCATTGTGATAACCGGCGGAAAGACGGGGGAGCCCCCAGACCCAGTGGACATAGCCGTCGCGAGGGCCCACACAGACCTGCCGGTGTTGGTGGGGAGCGGAATCTGCTTCAACACCCTAACCCTCCTCAAAATCGCCGACGGGGCAATCGTAGGCACTTGCCTAAAAGAGGAAAGGGAGATAGACGTGGAAAAAGCCAAGAGGCTGGTGAGAGAGGCTAAAAACACGCTGAGCCCAAGAAGAAGGCTCTCGCTCTAG